From Mus musculus strain C57BL/6J chromosome 17, GRCm38.p6 C57BL/6J, the proteins below share one genomic window:
- the Pp2d1 gene encoding protein phosphatase 2C-like domain-containing protein 1 yields MNWELYSSPLRVFWRSKVWDEKTSTFTSDENLKIGKMVGKRRRPRPKRSIDLEDSTEQLISGDMVTFPCSVCYRELNKARNFLHKKHHNALSMLGFQWMGGRQPKPKLVSLHRECIISNLLRSSTYNEKVLHNVNYAFEFLWKKQVPSYFKLCDKVGETSTYSPNSNHLMIKGIAICSNNNSAWKAEPNCKFTVVNDFGDKANVCFFGLFDSHYGYAAADLASKEFQVLLLHQLSIQDPSYQMTAEQKQLINSFDTVFREEYRAREEAFSSTYKTFRTSRREYEDTHKAFAKAFWRMDRLLRLGRNETSRVRWSGCSALTCILEGGIKNPHANKDWEKTYQQGSTSLPFQKTPQIISGVLHLANAGNVQAVLCRNGKGFCLTKEHSTRNTKERRRVLYSEAVISSDDPYGLLDGHIKTTRGLGFHGNLRLKKSIIPAPQTISVPIDDLCQFLILATNGLWQVLDKKEVTALVITLFHAYKETHVPRPKSKPWPPIGLLSPPDSNIRVLFQYQPENEDIMSTADGTKGLSDSIYAEAYTHQGTFSPKVTPYDPCSTKENSSLPTIDSKQENEKELCIKNFYKGAAEYIGCELVSAAIEGGSRDSITVMVMFLNGSEYHRLT; encoded by the exons AGTGTTTTGGAGATCAAAAGTGTGGGATGAGAAAACTTCAACATTTACTTCTGATGAGAATCTCAAGATTGGCAAAATGGTTGGCAAAAGGAGAAGGCCTAGACCAAAGCGCTCCATCGACCTGGAGGATTCCACTGAGCAGCTGATTTCTGGTGACATGGTCACATTCCCCTGCTCTGTCTGCTACCGAGAACTGAACAAAGCTAGGAATTTTCTCCATAAGAAACATCACAATGCTCTGAGTATGCTGGGTTTCCAGTGGATGGGAGGGAGGCAACCAAAGCCCAAACTGGTCAGTCTTCATAGAGAGTGTATAATCTCTAACCTTTTGAGATCTTCTACATACAATGAAAAAGTCCTTCACAATGTGAACTACGCATTTGAGTTTCTTTGGAAGAAACAAGTTCCATCATACTTCAAACTTTGTGATAAGGTTGGCGAGACTTCTACGTATTCTCCAAACAGCAACCATCTGATGATTAAAGGTATAGCCATCTGTAGCAATAATAATTCAGCCTGGAAAGCGGAGCCGAACTGTAAATTCACGGTCGTGAACGATTTTGGTGATAAGGCCAATGTGTGCTTTTTCGGTTTATTTGATAGCCATTACGGTTATGCAGCAGCAGACCTGGCATCAAAGGAGTTTCAGGTTTTACTTCTCCATCAATTGTCTATACAGGATCCTTCCTACCAAATGACAGCTGAGCAGAAGCAACTCATCAATTCCTTTGACACGGTGTTCAGGGAGGAATACAGAGCCAGAGAAGAGGCCTTCTCTTCCACATACAAAACCTTCAGAACTAGTAGACGGGAGTATGAGGATACACACAAAGCCTTTGCAAAGGCATTTTGGAGAATGGATAGGCTTCTACGGCTTGGAAGGAATGAGACTTCCCGGGTTCGCTGGAGCGGCTGCTCGGCACTCACTTGTATATTAGAGGGTGGGATTAAGAACCCACATGCTAATAAAGACTGGGAAAAAACCTATCAGCAGGGTTCCACCAGTCTTCCCTTCCAGAAGACTCCACAGATCATATCTGGAGTACTACACCTGGCAAATGCTG GAAACGTGCAAGCAGTCTTATGCAGAAATGGAAAAGGGTTTTGCCTGACCAAGGAACACAGTACACGAAACaccaaagaaagaagaagagtcCTTTACAGCGAAGCAGTGATCAGTTCAGATGACCCCTATGGCCTCCTGGATGGGCACATCAAAACCACCCGGGGTCTTGGATTCCATGGAAACCTCAGACTAAAAAAGTCCATTATTCCAGCACCGCAAACAATCTCTGTCCCTATAGATGATCTATGTCAGTTTCTCATCTTAGCCACTAATGGACTTTGGCAAGTTTTGGACAAGAAGGAAGTCACTGCACTGGTAATCACCTTGTTTCATGCATATAAAGAAACCCATGTTCCTCGCCCTAAAAGCAAACCCTGGCCACCTATAGGCCTTCTTTCCCCACCAGACAGTAACATCCGAGTGCTGTTCCAGTACCAGCctgaaaatgaagacattatGTCAACTGCAGATGGGACGAAAGGGCTATCTGACTCAATATATGCTGAAGCTTACACTCATCAGGGTACATTTTCTCCAAAAGTGACCCCTTATGACCCTTGTAGCACAAAAGAAAATAGCAGCTTACCCACTATAGACAGTAAGcaggaaaatgagaaagaacTATGTATTAAGAATTTCTACAAAGGTGCAGCTGAGTACATTGGCTGTGAACTTGTAAGTGCTGCAATAGAAGGGGGTTCCAGAGACAGCATCACTGTTATGGTAATGTTTCTCAATGGGAGCGAGTATCACAGGCTGACATAA